One genomic segment of Spiroplasma endosymbiont of Poecilobothrus nobilitatus includes these proteins:
- a CDS encoding ankyrin repeat domain-containing protein — MKKLLGLLGIIMITGNAIPSVIATAPNRKHIIKKRQNNENISTTPKAQDEQQSQFLANSDSKVDIIEKEITLNENYSDNIQKMLQELIDENYIDPLRSINMGGLISKELDNKTIISKLEELEPKMANWINWIKKQQNNKDKILILTLKNSDNKDIKLVINLNNFYLLGFINKDKYFYFDDELLEKVKEHNQNEITELEKIKTDLEKLNKLIKEKSRDKTEKENLEWEIKEKLNKLKELDKLKEQVKLEKNPEEIKKLEKNIKNINELIKEQINKSKYLNKLNKELIEARKAKLKEQINETNKKIEKLKKEIFIPIPSINYNNDKKYLDNKIKNLQGEGLKTEEIKTKTLNTKVTENYNCQKINLNYTGAYSEDGLDVVIKEKDKPTRGKDIIISKDTLNNAIANLENYNNKQNENIKNDLVRLIFITSEAMRFQCDEKTLKIFAEIKNTDELKKIIIDSQNILKNIQEKIFNKNQTINWNDYTSQLRGDWKKYSEQFNKFRIEIWNELNEFKKILNFINDSKYEINEFITKILDDNNAEKWNEILKIAQETNLIQKINKYDLDNKQTIIFLLSIKKDNITWKKRLDKLFPLKKWKEIEFGYFKLLHVTILQRNLDLTKLLINIDAVTDVNIQDKNILNPLYFAIETENIEIIKLLIDNGADVNLRDKNDLTPLHFAIETENIEIIKLLIDNGADPNFLDCNNSFISPLHYAIIKNKKEMIKVLLKSKKIKNNINNKSYLNIGCLHWASLNLKNINNLEITKLLIDNGADVNLQDENGTTPIYYAISTDNIEIVKLLIDNGADVKNINKNGLTPLYYAIILDKKEMVQFLINNGADVNLRDKNGLTPLHFAIDENNKEMVQFLINNGADVNIKITSTGATILHYAIIKNKKEMVKLLINNGADVNKGVDSLIPLNYAIGEKKEMIQLLIDNGADVNLQDENGLTPLYYAINTENIEIVKLLLTNGADVNKGVEGLTPLLYSKYMKYIKIENLLKDFQNLKNKIELLNEQLKKTKINEQKTKINNSLKEYLVKLKQLLKIELSNVITKTELGEITDNQNETILNRIAELNLQVDISQVKIQENSITDTAASIESIDKIYTDDTVKVTFTLGKKPSNINDTKKIITEDEYKKQGERTKGSSVASKKSNNSNTNAGRSQPQGSSSKRVRVGEQAGTSGTQNKNTKTTNQNNLYDVPSDNSCLFWSVATAYLLPVRNNNDNQEFENRFIQLFGEENLKYLQFIQKLLKQDNLENNSNTQLWYQDKIANNLVTNVFRNRVVDYIEENLDTVTTHTGQLTFRNLIQENNEVASNYLERMRESSTWGGTPEIIAMSNILNSNISVNNDSPYQPINQNSSNTINIFHVNGNHYNFDIPHQISSTNSEIESINNNNKTQQDLTDAVTENKLGKISDNQEQTILNRARELNPNLNIDKINVTDIRSTTALIVSNDENIYSGCVIISFIIATQNNLENISSNQEHTIKESIINSQEKIATVISNQSVGGGTASVLVNKQISTNIVNSQTTVKNAINKYNSLSKEEKQQKLNEINQHYQNLSEDDKKVFKDKLRDAGLGLTSTGISGAGILGISKMTGISPIKGLSTTANYIKNILSTTRTVVSSETGEAVEMTPLLSESTVAEGLTAAETLSVTEGATVVATEGAIIGAEAGTAAALAPETLGLSLVIGGLVIAGTAILWWINSDHTIVKHESHNQYNEIEKYYKFLAHDQLKLDININEWNKIKQIYQENSNNYQEFKNKIKSEINNFYKEDHSGWGGSIIDEDINTLINILYNHFQEINNHFSSNSNHGWKIVTNTIGSYFIIEEE; from the coding sequence ATTTTTATTTATTGGGATTTATTAACAAAGATAAATATTTTTATTTTGATGACGAACTTTTAGAAAAAGTAAAAGAACATAATCAAAATGAAATTACTGAACTAGAAAAAATAAAAACTGATTTAGAAAAACTTAATAAATTAATAAAAGAAAAAAGCAGAGATAAAACCGAAAAAGAAAACTTAGAATGAGAAATTAAGGAAAAACTTAATAAATTAAAAGAATTAGATAAATTAAAAGAGCAAGTAAAACTTGAAAAAAATCCAGAAGAAATAAAAAAACTTGAAAAAAATATTAAAAATATTAACGAGTTAATCAAAGAACAAATTAATAAATCAAAATATTTGAATAAATTAAATAAAGAATTAATTGAAGCAAGAAAAGCAAAATTAAAAGAACAAATTAATGAAACAAATAAAAAAATAGAAAAATTAAAAAAAGAAATATTTATACCTATTCCTTCAATAAATTACAATAATGATAAAAAATATTTAGATAATAAAATTAAAAATTTACAAGGTGAAGGTTTAAAAACCGAGGAAATAAAAACTAAAACGCTAAATACAAAAGTAACAGAAAATTATAATTGTCAAAAGATTAATTTAAATTATACAGGAGCATATTCAGAAGATGGATTAGATGTTGTAATAAAAGAAAAAGACAAGCCAACTAGGGGAAAAGATATTATTATTTCGAAAGATACTTTAAATAATGCAATTGCAAATTTAGAAAATTATAATAATAAACAAAATGAAAACATTAAAAATGATTTAGTAAGACTGATTTTTATTACAAGTGAAGCCATGAGATTTCAATGTGATGAAAAAACTTTAAAAATTTTTGCAGAAATTAAAAATACCGATGAATTAAAAAAAATTATAATTGATAGTCAAAATATATTAAAAAATATTCAAGAAAAAATATTTAATAAAAATCAAACAATAAATTGAAATGATTATACCTCTCAATTACGGGGTGATTGAAAAAAATATTCAGAACAATTCAATAAATTTAGAATAGAAATTTGAAATGAATTAAATGAATTTAAAAAAATTCTTAATTTTATTAATGATTCAAAATATGAAATAAACGAATTTATAACAAAAATATTAGATGATAATAATGCAGAAAAATGAAATGAAATTTTAAAAATTGCACAAGAAACTAATTTAATTCAAAAAATAAATAAATACGATTTAGATAATAAACAAACTATTATTTTTTTGCTTAGTATAAAAAAAGATAATATTACTTGAAAAAAAAGATTAGATAAATTATTTCCATTAAAAAAATGAAAAGAAATAGAATTTGGTTATTTTAAACTTTTACACGTAACAATTTTACAACGCAATCTTGATTTAACTAAATTACTGATTAATATCGATGCTGTTACTGATGTTAATATTCAAGATAAAAATATTTTAAATCCTTTATATTTTGCAATAGAGACAGAAAACATTGAAATAATTAAATTATTGATTGATAATGGTGCTGATGTTAATCTTCGAGATAAAAATGATTTAACTCCTTTACATTTTGCAATAGAGACAGAAAACATTGAAATAATTAAATTATTAATTGATAATGGTGCTGACCCTAATTTTTTAGATTGTAATAATTCTTTTATTTCACCGTTACATTATGCAATTATAAAAAACAAAAAAGAAATGATTAAAGTGCTTTTAAAATCAAAAAAAATTAAAAACAATATTAATAACAAAAGTTATCTAAATATAGGATGTTTACATTGAGCAAGTTTAAATTTAAAAAATATAAATAATTTAGAAATAACAAAATTATTGATTGATAATGGTGCTGATGTTAATCTTCAAGATGAAAATGGCACAACTCCTATATACTATGCAATAAGTACAGACAACATTGAAATAGTTAAATTATTAATTGATAATGGTGCTGATGTTAAAAATATAAATAAGAATGGTTTAACCCCATTATACTATGCAATAATTTTAGACAAAAAAGAAATGGTTCAATTTTTAATTAATAATGGTGCTGATGTTAATCTTCGAGATAAAAATGGTTTAACTCCTTTACATTTTGCAATAGATGAAAATAATAAAGAAATGGTTCAATTTTTAATTAATAATGGTGCTGATGTTAATATTAAAATAACATCAACCGGTGCAACTATTTTACATTATGCAATTATAAAAAACAAAAAAGAAATGGTAAAGTTATTGATTAATAATGGTGCTGATGTTAATAAGGGTGTAGATAGTTTAATTCCTTTAAATTATGCAATAGGTGAAAAAAAAGAAATGATTCAATTATTGATTGATAATGGTGCTGATGTTAATCTTCAAGATGAAAATGGTTTAACTCCTTTATACTATGCAATAAACACAGAAAACATTGAAATAGTTAAATTATTACTTACAAATGGCGCTGATGTTAATAAAGGTGTAGAGGGTTTAACCCCCTTACTTTATTCAAAATATATGAAATATATAAAAATTGAAAACCTTTTAAAAGATTTTCAGAATTTAAAAAATAAAATAGAATTATTAAATGAACAATTAAAAAAGACAAAAATTAATGAACAAAAAACAAAAATTAATAACAGTTTAAAAGAATATCTAGTTAAATTAAAACAATTGTTAAAAATTGAATTATCAAATGTTATTACAAAAACTGAGTTAGGTGAAATAACAGATAATCAAAATGAAACTATTTTAAATCGCATAGCAGAATTAAACCTACAGGTAGATATTAGTCAAGTTAAAATACAAGAAAATAGTATTACTGATACTGCAGCAAGTATTGAATCAATTGATAAAATATATACTGATGATACAGTAAAAGTTACATTTACACTTGGTAAAAAACCAAGTAATATAAATGATACAAAAAAAATAATTACAGAAGATGAATATAAAAAACAAGGAGAACGCACGAAAGGAAGTTCAGTAGCTTCAAAAAAATCTAATAACAGTAATACAAATGCTGGCAGAAGTCAACCACAAGGCAGCAGCAGTAAAAGAGTGAGAGTTGGTGAACAAGCCGGAACTAGTGGCACACAAAACAAAAATACTAAAACAACAAATCAAAATAATTTATATGATGTACCATCAGATAATAGTTGTTTATTTTGATCTGTGGCGACAGCGTATTTATTGCCAGTAAGAAATAATAATGATAATCAAGAATTTGAAAACCGATTTATCCAGTTATTTGGTGAAGAAAATTTAAAATATTTGCAATTTATTCAAAAATTATTAAAGCAAGATAATTTAGAAAATAATAGCAATACTCAATTATGATATCAAGATAAAATAGCAAATAATTTAGTAACAAATGTATTTCGTAATCGCGTTGTTGATTATATCGAAGAAAATTTAGATACAGTTACAACTCATACTGGCCAATTAACATTTAGAAATCTTATTCAAGAAAATAATGAAGTTGCAAGCAATTATTTAGAAAGAATGAGAGAATCATCAACATGGGGTGGTACTCCAGAAATAATAGCAATGAGTAATATTTTAAATTCTAATATTAGTGTAAATAATGACAGTCCTTATCAACCAATTAATCAAAATTCAAGTAATACCATAAATATATTTCATGTTAACGGAAATCATTATAATTTTGATATCCCACATCAAATATCATCAACAAATAGTGAAATTGAATCTATAAATAACAACAACAAAACACAACAAGACTTAACGGATGCTGTTACAGAAAATAAATTAGGTAAAATATCAGATAACCAAGAACAGACGATTTTAAATCGTGCTAGAGAATTAAATCCTAATTTAAATATTGATAAAATTAATGTTACAGATATTAGATCAACAACCGCACTTATTGTTTCCAATGACGAAAATATTTATAGTGGTTGTGTAATAATTAGTTTTATAATTGCCACACAAAATAATCTAGAAAATATATCAAGTAATCAAGAACACACAATTAAAGAGAGCATTATAAATTCACAAGAAAAAATCGCAACAGTAATTTCAAATCAATCTGTTGGTGGCGGCACAGCAAGTGTACTTGTAAATAAACAAATAAGTACAAATATTGTAAATTCACAAACAACAGTTAAAAATGCAATAAATAAATATAACTCTCTTTCAAAAGAAGAAAAACAACAAAAATTAAATGAAATCAATCAACATTATCAAAACTTATCTGAAGATGATAAAAAAGTTTTTAAAGATAAATTAAGAGATGCTGGTTTGGGGCTTACTTCTACCGGAATTTCTGGTGCTGGAATTTTAGGGATTTCAAAAATGACCGGAATATCACCAATAAAAGGTTTATCAACTACTGCTAATTATATCAAAAATATTTTATCAACCACTCGTACTGTTGTTTCATCAGAAACAGGGGAAGCAGTAGAAATGACTCCACTTTTATCAGAAAGTACTGTAGCAGAAGGTTTAACAGCGGCTGAAACTTTATCAGTTACAGAAGGAGCCACAGTTGTTGCAACTGAAGGGGCAATTATTGGAGCAGAAGCTGGTACTGCCGCAGCATTAGCTCCCGAAACTTTAGGTTTATCATTAGTAATTGGGGGATTAGTAATTGCAGGAACTGCTATTCTTTGATGAATTAATTCTGATCATACAATAGTTAAACATGAATCGCATAATCAATATAATGAAATTGAAAAATACTATAAATTTTTAGCTCATGATCAACTAAAATTAGATATTAATATCAATGAATGAAATAAAATTAAACAAATTTATCAAGAAAATTCAAATAATTATCAAGAATTTAAAAATAAAATAAAATCAGAAATTAATAATTTTTATAAAGAAGATCATAGTGGTTGAGGCGGATCAATTATTGATGAAGATATTAATACTTTAATAAATATTCTTTATAATCATTTTCAAGAAATAAATAATCATTTTTCATCTAATTCTAATCACGGCTGGAAAATTGTTACAAATACAATTGGCAGTTATTTTATAATTGAGGAGGAATAG
- a CDS encoding lipoprotein, which produces MKKILSILGIISLITSGSSNLIACVNNEAEKPPEGNNLKLVSNILGEGNTEKWYFGIFKKNNKWNIIKWKGNQEFFSYYYDKVYRWEGEGEPDNNIIKINEQTGEIIKWN; this is translated from the coding sequence ATGAAAAAAATATTAAGTATTTTAGGAATAATTAGTTTAATTACTAGTGGAAGTAGTAATTTAATTGCTTGTGTTAATAATGAAGCAGAAAAACCACCAGAAGGAAATAATTTAAAATTAGTATCAAACATTTTGGGAGAAGGAAATACTGAAAAATGATACTTTGGTATTTTTAAAAAAAATAATAAATGAAATATTATTAAATGAAAAGGTAATCAAGAATTTTTTTCATATTATTATGATAAAGTTTATCGTTGAGAAGGCGAAGGCGAACCAGATAATAATATAATTAAAATCAATGAACAAACAGGTGAAATTATAAAATGAAATTAG